From Bermanella sp. WJH001:
AATTTGTCGAGCAACTGCCAAAAACCCCTGTGGGTAAAATCGATAAAAAACGTTTGAAACATCAATTTCACAGCCAAGGAGTGTAAGTCATGGCCATTCCAAAAATAACAAGTTACCCATTAATAGATGTCTTTGCCGTTGAAAATAAAGTCAACTGGAGCGTAGAGCCTGATAGGGCCGCGTTGTTAGTGCATGACATGCAAAACTATTTTTTAAATTTTTATGATCAAAAACAGCAGCCCATCCCCACTATTTTGAGCAACATACAGCGCATTATGCAATGGTGCCGTGATGTCGGTATTCCCATTTATTTTACCGCCCAGCCGGGGGATCAAGACCCACAAGAGCGAGCCTTGCTAAACGATTTTTGGGGGCCAGGATTAAAAGCCGATGAGGCATTAACGGCTATTCATCCACAAGTAGCGCCTCAAGCACAAGACACCGTACTGACAAAATGGCGCTATAGCGCATTTGTAAAATCGGATTTTAAACAAAGGCTGCAAGACAGTGGTCGCGACCAATTAATTGTAGTGGGGGTATATGCCCATATCGGATGCATGCAAACCATTATGGAAGCATTTATGAATGACATAAAAGGTTTTTTAATCAGTGATGCGGTGGCTGACTTCAGTTTAGACGAGCACAACATGGCACTTAAGTATGTGGCGA
This genomic window contains:
- a CDS encoding isochorismatase family protein; the protein is MAIPKITSYPLIDVFAVENKVNWSVEPDRAALLVHDMQNYFLNFYDQKQQPIPTILSNIQRIMQWCRDVGIPIYFTAQPGDQDPQERALLNDFWGPGLKADEALTAIHPQVAPQAQDTVLTKWRYSAFVKSDFKQRLQDSGRDQLIVVGVYAHIGCMQTIMEAFMNDIKGFLISDAVADFSLDEHNMALKYVASRGGCVLDTTQLVTQCKTANTQAPTLAGIA